In a genomic window of Sporosarcina trichiuri:
- a CDS encoding GMC family oxidoreductase, whose product MAKKLKKVDVVVVGSGWAGGIVSAEAAKAGYKVVTLERGKPVDRQDYIGVKDELRYTDRYEMMQNLAPETITSRNNLDEEALPVRTRKEMMAGTDLGGGSVHWAGATYRWKPIDFELRSKTIERYGEKKIQEGMFIRDWGITYDEMEPYYDKWEKTAGISGEPDPLGDKRSNDWPNPPMKESPAVKLFKDTTKKMGYHPYQVASANLSQSYKNPDGETLAQCMFCSFCTQYGCDFGAKSDPLVTVIPTALKTGNCEIRTHSYVRRVLHENGKATGVMYVDLRTGLEYIQPADVVVLGAFAFTNNRLLHLSKIGEPYNPETRKGVIGRNYNGQFGITFLGARGFFEKKKFNLFMGAGALGGTLSDFAGDNFDHTDLDFINGGGIELRQYGHGPIATNAVPKGTKNWGPEFKEKSLHYTNRSLVVWYTMATMSWWHNYTSLDPTYTDDFGDPLLRITYKYTDHDRAMAKFGIEKCTEIMKEMGADIVDPDEVPEEFDHVYDGGHYAGGVSMGEDPETSAVNNYLQMWDMENLFVVGGSAFPQFGGHHPTATIGALSYRASEGIINYLKDPKLLTQPKKAAANA is encoded by the coding sequence ATGGCCAAGAAACTGAAGAAAGTGGATGTTGTCGTCGTCGGCAGCGGCTGGGCAGGCGGCATCGTTTCCGCGGAAGCGGCAAAAGCAGGTTACAAAGTCGTGACCCTTGAACGCGGAAAACCCGTCGACCGCCAGGATTACATCGGCGTGAAAGACGAACTCCGATATACGGATCGCTACGAGATGATGCAGAATCTGGCGCCGGAGACGATCACCTCCCGGAATAACCTGGATGAAGAGGCGCTGCCGGTCCGCACACGTAAAGAGATGATGGCCGGTACGGATCTCGGGGGCGGCAGTGTCCACTGGGCAGGGGCTACATACCGGTGGAAACCGATCGATTTCGAGCTCCGGTCGAAGACGATCGAGCGCTACGGGGAGAAGAAGATCCAGGAAGGGATGTTCATCCGCGATTGGGGCATCACCTATGATGAGATGGAACCCTACTATGATAAGTGGGAGAAGACCGCCGGGATATCCGGCGAACCCGATCCGCTCGGGGACAAGCGGTCCAATGACTGGCCGAACCCGCCGATGAAAGAGTCCCCAGCCGTCAAACTGTTCAAGGACACGACGAAGAAGATGGGCTACCATCCGTATCAGGTGGCATCTGCGAACCTGTCCCAGTCGTACAAGAATCCGGACGGCGAAACGCTTGCCCAGTGCATGTTCTGCTCATTCTGCACACAATACGGCTGTGACTTCGGCGCGAAATCGGATCCGCTTGTCACGGTCATCCCGACTGCCCTGAAGACGGGCAACTGCGAGATCCGCACTCATTCCTACGTACGCCGGGTGCTTCACGAAAACGGCAAAGCGACAGGCGTCATGTATGTCGATCTGCGGACCGGCCTCGAATACATCCAGCCGGCGGACGTCGTCGTGCTCGGTGCGTTCGCCTTTACGAACAACCGGCTGCTGCACTTATCCAAAATCGGGGAACCGTACAATCCGGAGACCCGGAAAGGGGTCATCGGGCGCAATTACAACGGCCAGTTCGGCATCACATTCCTCGGCGCGCGCGGCTTCTTCGAAAAGAAGAAGTTCAACCTGTTCATGGGCGCAGGAGCGCTTGGCGGCACTCTCAGCGATTTCGCCGGCGACAACTTCGATCACACCGACCTCGATTTTATCAACGGCGGCGGAATCGAACTGCGGCAGTACGGCCACGGTCCGATCGCGACGAACGCGGTGCCGAAGGGGACCAAGAACTGGGGGCCGGAGTTCAAGGAGAAATCGCTCCATTACACAAACCGCAGCCTCGTCGTCTGGTACACGATGGCGACGATGTCCTGGTGGCATAACTATACGTCCCTCGATCCGACGTATACCGATGATTTCGGGGATCCGCTTCTCCGCATCACTTACAAATACACGGATCACGACCGGGCGATGGCGAAGTTCGGCATCGAGAAGTGTACGGAGATCATGAAGGAAATGGGCGCAGATATCGTCGATCCTGACGAGGTCCCTGAAGAGTTCGATCACGTCTACGACGGCGGCCACTACGCAGGCGGTGTCAGTATGGGCGAAGACCCGGAAACGTCTGCCGTCAACAACTACCTGCAGATGTGGGATATGGAGAACCTGTTCGTCGTCGGCGGCTCGGCATTCCCGCAATTCGGCGGCCACCACCCGACCGCGACGATCGGTGCCTTGTCCTACCGTGCCTCGGAAGGCATTATCAACTACTTGAAAGATCCGAAGCTGCTGACCCAGCCGAAGAAGGCAGCGGCGAACGCATAA
- the guaD gene encoding guanine deaminase, producing the protein MNYASVFQATAFTSRTKQEVDVLQDCLFCVDDQGIIADIVHQGDDAYEKLRQDAESAGRLTVIPEGSYLLPGLVDLHCHAPQWAQAGTALDIPLHDWLNTYTFPCEAKFSDLSYADTVYSDAVSTLLANGTTTALYFATVHKEASVRLAEICADRGQRGLVGKVVMDLKEECPEFYRDENTETALRDTEEFIQRVQEIGQRTKQGVYPVVTPRFVPTCTDSVLEGLGKLAAKYDTHVQSHCSESDWAHDHVRERFGENDAFVLNSFGLLRDKSVMAHCNFLADEDAALFAKTGTAIGHCPVSNAYFANSVIPIRRFMGMGVDIGLGSDISGGFSPSLFDNARQAVMSSRMLEDGVDPRTPSDERGTPDSRITISEAFYLATAGGGESLSLPVGRLETGYAWDVQRIDPSLHSARLPLYDRDEPLIDVFQKMMYLVRPEHIRQVWVQGELVHSRLMD; encoded by the coding sequence GTGAACTATGCCAGCGTATTCCAGGCCACCGCATTCACAAGCCGCACGAAACAGGAGGTGGACGTTCTCCAGGACTGCCTGTTCTGCGTGGACGACCAAGGCATCATCGCAGACATCGTGCACCAGGGTGATGATGCGTACGAAAAATTGCGGCAAGACGCCGAATCAGCAGGCCGCCTGACGGTGATCCCGGAAGGCAGTTACCTGCTGCCCGGCTTGGTCGACCTGCACTGTCATGCCCCCCAATGGGCACAGGCGGGCACCGCACTCGATATCCCTCTCCACGACTGGCTGAACACCTATACGTTCCCATGCGAAGCGAAATTCAGCGATCTCAGCTACGCCGATACCGTCTACTCTGACGCAGTCAGCACACTGCTCGCGAACGGGACGACGACGGCCCTCTACTTTGCGACCGTCCATAAGGAAGCGAGCGTACGCCTGGCGGAAATCTGTGCAGACCGCGGTCAGCGCGGGCTGGTCGGCAAAGTCGTCATGGATCTCAAAGAGGAATGTCCGGAGTTCTATCGTGATGAAAATACTGAGACCGCACTGCGGGATACCGAAGAGTTCATCCAACGCGTTCAAGAGATCGGACAGCGGACCAAGCAGGGGGTCTACCCAGTCGTCACGCCACGGTTCGTGCCGACCTGCACGGACAGTGTCCTGGAAGGCCTCGGGAAACTCGCCGCCAAATACGATACACATGTGCAGTCACACTGCAGTGAAAGCGACTGGGCGCATGATCACGTGCGGGAGCGTTTCGGAGAGAACGATGCCTTCGTGCTGAACAGTTTCGGCCTGCTGCGGGACAAGTCCGTCATGGCCCACTGCAACTTCCTCGCCGATGAGGATGCGGCCCTGTTCGCAAAGACCGGCACGGCGATCGGCCACTGCCCGGTGTCCAATGCGTATTTCGCGAACAGCGTCATCCCGATCCGCCGGTTCATGGGCATGGGGGTGGATATCGGACTCGGTTCGGATATTTCCGGAGGCTTTTCGCCGAGCCTGTTCGACAATGCCCGCCAGGCCGTCATGTCGTCGAGGATGCTCGAAGACGGGGTCGATCCGCGGACTCCGTCAGATGAGCGCGGCACCCCGGATTCCCGTATCACCATCTCAGAAGCCTTCTACCTCGCGACAGCGGGCGGCGGTGAAAGTCTCAGTCTGCCGGTAGGACGGCTTGAAACAGGCTATGCTTGGGATGTGCAGCGGATCGACCCTTCCCTGCATTCCGCCCGGCTGCCGCTCTACGACCGGGACGAGCCGCTGATCGATGTGTTCCAGAAGATGATGTACCTCGTGCGTCCGGAGCACATCCGACAGGTCTGGGTCCAGGGAGAGTTGGTCCACTCCAGATTGATGGATTGA
- a CDS encoding gluconate 2-dehydrogenase subunit 3 family protein: MAETERPKTPQAKDESRRKFLKNSGLVAGGLIGGGLLGSLVTSQVKKPADTGNKDTAAKDDNHDMDARTFFSRTDDFETLSAATERLYPKDKNGPGAIELSVPYFIDRQLAGDWGSNAHAYMKGPFPQNQEAAYYEDLDRNQKNQGPNADTQTAAPTPRYQTRMNRGEIFREGIKTMQDQASSKHDKKFAELEGEQMDAILTDLEEGKIRMNGIHSTAFFNLLLQTTIEGAYADPVYGGNRNMAGWKMKEYPGPRMGYLGQIEDEEFAVMKQESLRDYQDMWG, from the coding sequence ATGGCGGAAACGGAAAGACCGAAGACCCCGCAAGCCAAGGACGAAAGCCGGCGGAAATTCCTGAAGAATTCCGGTCTCGTGGCAGGAGGACTGATCGGCGGCGGACTTCTCGGCAGCCTGGTCACGAGCCAGGTGAAAAAGCCTGCAGATACCGGAAACAAGGACACGGCAGCCAAAGATGACAACCATGATATGGATGCCCGGACGTTCTTCAGCAGGACGGACGATTTCGAAACATTGTCCGCAGCGACGGAACGGCTGTATCCGAAAGACAAGAACGGCCCGGGGGCCATCGAACTGAGCGTCCCGTATTTCATCGACCGGCAGCTCGCGGGCGATTGGGGTTCGAATGCACACGCCTATATGAAAGGCCCCTTCCCGCAAAATCAGGAAGCCGCCTATTATGAAGACCTGGACCGCAACCAGAAGAACCAAGGGCCGAACGCCGATACCCAAACGGCGGCACCGACCCCCCGCTATCAGACCCGCATGAACCGCGGTGAAATCTTCCGGGAGGGTATCAAGACCATGCAGGATCAAGCGTCCTCGAAACACGACAAGAAATTCGCGGAGCTCGAGGGGGAACAGATGGATGCCATCCTCACCGATCTGGAGGAAGGGAAGATCCGCATGAACGGTATCCACTCCACCGCGTTCTTCAACCTGCTGCTGCAGACGACGATCGAAGGCGCCTATGCCGACCCGGTCTATGGGGGCAACCGCAATATGGCAGGATGGAAGATGAAAGAGTATCCGGGACCGCGCATGGGGTATCTCGGACAGATCGAGGATGAAGAATTCGCGGTCATGAAGCAGGAAAGCCTGCGCGATTACCAGGACATGTGGGGATAG